One Lysobacter enzymogenes DNA segment encodes these proteins:
- a CDS encoding aldo/keto reductase, whose protein sequence is MTTLPTRRLGRNGPTVSALGLGCMGMSFAYGAADQDESLATLERALERGMTFLDTADIYGPHANEELLGGFLQGRRDQVFLATKFGFVTDPANPGARTVSGRPEYVRSAVEGSLTRLRTDRIDLYYQHRVDPNVPIEDTVGAMAELVAQGKVRYLGLSEPSAQTLERAQAVHPIAAVQSEYSLWTRDPENNGVLATCERLGVGFVPYSPLGRGFLTGAITDTGSLSRDDFRLSTPRFQGDNFARNLELAQQAKDLAASKGCTPAQLALAWVLAQGEHIVPIPGTKRRKYLDDNLGAVEVTLTADDLARLDAVFAPGAAAGERYTEAGMAMIGR, encoded by the coding sequence ATGACTACGCTTCCGACCCGCCGCCTCGGCCGCAACGGCCCCACCGTGTCCGCGCTCGGCCTGGGCTGCATGGGCATGAGCTTCGCCTACGGCGCCGCCGACCAGGACGAATCGCTGGCCACGCTGGAACGCGCCCTGGAGCGCGGCATGACCTTCCTAGACACCGCCGACATCTACGGCCCGCACGCCAACGAGGAGCTGCTCGGCGGCTTCCTGCAGGGCCGGCGCGACCAGGTGTTCCTGGCGACCAAGTTCGGCTTCGTGACCGATCCGGCCAACCCCGGCGCGCGCACCGTCAGCGGCCGTCCCGAGTACGTGCGCAGCGCGGTCGAGGGCAGCCTTACGCGCCTGCGCACCGACCGCATCGACCTGTATTACCAGCACCGGGTCGATCCGAACGTGCCGATCGAGGACACCGTCGGCGCGATGGCCGAGCTGGTGGCGCAGGGTAAGGTGCGTTACCTCGGCCTGTCGGAACCCTCCGCGCAGACCCTCGAACGCGCCCAGGCGGTGCATCCGATCGCGGCGGTGCAGAGCGAATACTCGCTGTGGACCCGCGACCCGGAGAACAACGGCGTGCTGGCCACGTGCGAACGGTTGGGCGTGGGCTTCGTCCCCTACAGCCCGCTCGGCCGCGGCTTCCTGACCGGGGCGATCACCGACACCGGCAGCCTCAGCCGCGACGACTTCCGCCTGAGCACGCCGCGCTTCCAGGGCGACAACTTCGCCCGCAACCTCGAACTGGCGCAGCAGGCCAAGGACCTCGCGGCGAGCAAGGGCTGCACGCCGGCGCAACTGGCGCTGGCCTGGGTGCTGGCGCAGGGCGAGCACATCGTGCCGATCCCCGGCACCAAGCGGCGCAAGTACCTCGACGACAACCTCGGCGCGGTCGAGGTGACGCTGACGGCCGACGATCTGGCCCGCCTGGACGCGGTGTTCGCCCCCGGCGCGGCCGCGGGCGAACGCTACACCGAAGCGGGCATGGCGATGATCGGTCGCTGA
- a CDS encoding amidohydrolase, producing the protein MSPRFRPTALAALALGLIAAPAFAQQAAAPAAVAQAARSVQTQVVAWRRDIHQHPELGQHEVRTAKLVADQLRKLGLQPRTGIAHTGVVAVLKGGLPGPRIAIRADMDALPVTEPAGLAFASKVTADYRGQPVGVMHACGHDAHVAILLGVATALAAQKERLPGEVMFVFQPAEEGPPTAGEPFGAKLMLAEGVFKDFKPDAVFGLHVWAGLNVGQVGYRSGPMLASADEWSLTVRGKQTHGSRPWDGVDPITVGAQILLASQSMIARQVNIAATPVVLTAGQFNSGVRFNIIPDEAKLVGTLRTFDPAVREDVIARLRRTADDYAHAAGASAELAVVNNAPATINDAALTRRVLPSLRRAAGEANVSESGLVTVAEDFSQFANTVPGFYFFVGSTAQGSDAAKAPINHSPNFMLDEGALEVGTKTMLQVALDYLHGS; encoded by the coding sequence ATGTCCCCTCGCTTCCGCCCGACGGCGCTCGCCGCACTGGCGCTCGGCCTGATCGCCGCCCCGGCCTTCGCCCAGCAAGCCGCCGCCCCCGCCGCGGTCGCGCAGGCCGCGCGTTCGGTGCAGACCCAGGTCGTGGCCTGGCGCCGCGACATCCATCAGCATCCCGAACTGGGCCAGCACGAGGTGCGCACCGCCAAGCTGGTCGCCGACCAGTTGCGCAAACTCGGCCTGCAGCCGCGCACCGGCATCGCCCACACCGGCGTGGTCGCCGTGCTCAAGGGCGGCCTGCCCGGCCCGCGCATCGCCATCCGCGCCGACATGGACGCGCTGCCGGTGACCGAGCCGGCCGGCCTGGCGTTCGCTTCCAAAGTTACCGCCGATTACCGCGGCCAGCCGGTCGGGGTGATGCACGCCTGCGGCCACGACGCGCACGTGGCGATCCTGCTCGGCGTGGCCACCGCGCTGGCGGCGCAGAAGGAACGGCTGCCGGGCGAGGTGATGTTCGTGTTCCAGCCGGCCGAGGAAGGCCCGCCGACCGCCGGCGAACCCTTCGGCGCCAAGCTCATGCTCGCCGAGGGCGTGTTCAAGGACTTCAAACCCGACGCGGTGTTCGGCCTGCACGTGTGGGCCGGGCTCAACGTCGGCCAGGTCGGCTACCGCAGCGGCCCGATGCTGGCCAGCGCCGACGAATGGAGCCTGACCGTGCGCGGCAAGCAGACCCACGGCTCGCGGCCGTGGGACGGCGTCGATCCGATCACCGTCGGCGCGCAGATCCTGCTCGCCAGCCAGAGCATGATCGCGCGCCAGGTCAACATCGCCGCGACCCCGGTGGTGCTGACCGCCGGCCAGTTCAACAGCGGCGTGCGTTTCAACATCATTCCCGACGAAGCCAAGTTGGTCGGCACCCTGCGCACGTTCGACCCGGCCGTGCGCGAAGACGTGATCGCGCGCCTGCGCCGCACCGCCGACGACTACGCCCATGCCGCCGGCGCCAGCGCCGAGCTGGCGGTGGTCAACAACGCCCCGGCCACGATCAACGACGCCGCCCTGACCCGCCGCGTTTTGCCGTCGCTGCGGCGCGCGGCCGGCGAGGCCAACGTGAGCGAATCCGGGCTGGTGACCGTGGCCGAAGACTTCTCCCAATTCGCCAACACCGTGCCGGGCTTCTATTTCTTCGTCGGCTCCACCGCCCAGGGCAGCGACGCGGCCAAGGCGCCGATCAACCACTCGCCGAACTTCATGCTCGACGAAGGCGCGCTGGAAGTCGGCACCAAGACGATGCTGCAGGTGGCGCTGGATTACCTGCACGGGTCCTGA
- a CDS encoding M20 family metallopeptidase — translation MKRPLSVALSCALTCSALAALPLAASAQAASSQAASSQAASSQAAQRPEVAAAAAKVKADVIAWRRDFHQNPELSNREERTAAKVAEHLRKLGLKPRTGIAKHGVVAIVEGGKPGPKIALRADMDALPVTEQVDLPFASKATASFRGETVGVMHACGHDAHTGILLGIADALVAMKKDLPGQVMLVFQPAEEGAPANEEGGASLMLKEGLFKDFQPEAVFGLHVFSTLNAGQLGVRGGPLMAASDRFTIKIKGRQSHGSTPWMGVDPIVAAADVIGSAQTIVSRRTNIAKLPAVVTFGAIKGGIRYNIIPDDVEMIGTIRTFDDGMRQAIFADLKNVAEHVSAAHGAHAEALVPDQDGNPVTYNDPALTARMLPSLKAVAGEANVVEMPLVMGAEDFSYYAKQVPAMFFFVGSTEKGVDPATAPSNHSPKFKLDESSLDLGLRAMLQVTLDYLNAPKAG, via the coding sequence ATGAAGCGTCCGCTGTCCGTCGCGCTGAGCTGCGCCCTGACCTGTTCCGCGCTGGCCGCTTTGCCGCTGGCCGCGTCCGCGCAAGCGGCTTCTTCGCAGGCGGCTTCTTCGCAGGCGGCCTCCTCGCAAGCGGCGCAGCGTCCCGAGGTCGCCGCCGCGGCGGCCAAGGTCAAGGCCGACGTGATCGCCTGGCGCCGCGACTTCCACCAGAACCCGGAGCTGTCCAACCGCGAGGAACGCACCGCGGCCAAGGTCGCCGAGCACTTGCGCAAGCTCGGGCTCAAGCCGCGCACCGGCATCGCCAAGCACGGCGTGGTCGCGATCGTCGAAGGCGGCAAACCCGGCCCGAAGATCGCCCTGCGCGCCGACATGGACGCGCTGCCGGTGACCGAGCAGGTCGACCTGCCGTTCGCGTCCAAGGCCACCGCGAGCTTCCGCGGCGAGACCGTCGGGGTCATGCACGCCTGCGGCCACGACGCCCACACCGGCATCCTGCTCGGCATCGCCGACGCGCTGGTGGCGATGAAGAAAGACCTGCCCGGCCAGGTGATGCTGGTGTTCCAGCCGGCCGAGGAAGGCGCGCCGGCGAACGAGGAAGGCGGCGCCTCGCTAATGCTCAAGGAAGGCCTGTTCAAGGACTTCCAGCCCGAGGCGGTGTTCGGCCTGCACGTGTTCTCGACCTTGAACGCCGGCCAGCTCGGCGTGCGCGGCGGCCCGCTGATGGCGGCGTCGGACCGCTTCACCATCAAGATCAAGGGCCGCCAGAGCCACGGCTCGACGCCGTGGATGGGCGTGGACCCCATCGTCGCCGCCGCCGACGTCATCGGCAGCGCCCAGACCATCGTCAGCCGCCGCACCAACATCGCCAAGCTGCCGGCGGTGGTGACCTTCGGCGCGATCAAGGGCGGCATCCGCTACAACATCATTCCCGACGACGTGGAGATGATCGGCACCATCCGCACCTTCGACGACGGCATGCGCCAGGCGATCTTCGCCGACCTCAAGAACGTCGCCGAACACGTCAGCGCCGCGCACGGCGCCCACGCCGAAGCGCTGGTGCCCGACCAGGACGGCAACCCGGTGACCTACAACGATCCGGCGCTGACCGCGCGCATGCTGCCGAGCCTGAAGGCGGTGGCCGGCGAGGCCAACGTGGTCGAGATGCCGCTGGTGATGGGCGCGGAGGATTTCTCCTACTACGCCAAGCAGGTGCCGGCGATGTTCTTCTTCGTCGGTTCGACCGAGAAGGGCGTGGACCCGGCGACCGCGCCGAGCAACCACTCGCCGAAGTTCAAGCTCGACGAGAGCTCGCTGGACCTGGGGCTGCGGGCGATGCTGCAGGTGACGCTGGATTATCTGAACGCGCCGAAGGCGGGGTGA
- a CDS encoding LysR family transcriptional regulator, producing the protein MLGFARVAHFGSFTRAAAELEVSPSALSQSVRALETKLGVRLLNRTTRQVALTEHGARFLERIQPGLAQIQAAFDDLDEVRHRPTGRLRINVGRTALRIMIEPKLPAFMALYPELEVELFADDTLADLVGEGFDAGIRLGESLARDMVAVPFGGPQRQVIVGAPAYFERHPRPATPQDLAGHDCIRLRLPGARRLYPYEFSRDGRDFDVDVQGRLILNEGSHILSAARAGLGLAQVFEPSARADLREGRLIEVLSPWQSPFPGFHIYYPARKQLPMKLRVFVDFLRAQTWE; encoded by the coding sequence GTGCTCGGCTTCGCCCGGGTCGCCCACTTCGGCAGCTTCACCCGCGCCGCGGCCGAACTGGAGGTGTCGCCCTCGGCCCTGTCGCAGAGCGTGCGCGCGCTGGAAACCAAGCTCGGCGTGCGCCTGCTCAACCGCACCACGCGCCAGGTCGCGCTGACCGAGCACGGCGCGCGCTTCCTCGAGCGCATCCAGCCCGGGCTGGCGCAGATCCAGGCCGCGTTCGACGACCTCGACGAAGTCCGCCACCGTCCCACCGGCCGGCTGCGCATCAACGTCGGCCGCACCGCGCTGCGGATCATGATCGAGCCGAAGCTGCCGGCGTTCATGGCGCTGTATCCGGAACTGGAAGTGGAGCTGTTCGCCGACGACACCCTCGCCGACCTCGTCGGCGAAGGCTTCGACGCCGGCATCCGCCTCGGCGAGAGCCTGGCCCGCGACATGGTCGCGGTGCCGTTCGGCGGGCCGCAGCGGCAGGTGATCGTCGGCGCGCCGGCGTACTTCGAACGCCATCCGCGGCCGGCGACGCCGCAGGACCTGGCCGGGCACGACTGCATCCGCCTGCGCCTGCCCGGCGCGCGGCGCCTCTACCCGTACGAGTTCAGCCGCGACGGCCGCGACTTCGACGTGGATGTGCAGGGTCGGCTGATCCTCAACGAAGGCTCGCACATCCTTTCGGCCGCGCGCGCGGGGCTGGGGCTGGCGCAGGTATTCGAGCCGTCGGCGCGCGCCGACCTGCGCGAAGGCCGGCTGATCGAAGTGTTGTCGCCGTGGCAGTCGCCGTTTCCGGGGTTCCACATCTATTACCCGGCGCGCAAGCAGCTGCCGATGAAGCTGCGGGTGTTCGTGGATTTCCTGCGCGCGCAGACGTGGGAGTAG
- a CDS encoding TonB-dependent siderophore receptor, producing MPFSRAVPTPCRARLPRAVRAALPGLPLALAAFAAAAQPAPADPTTLDNVQVQAPIAKRSQTVTKTDTPLIEVPQSVSVITAQQMRERGIQGVEEAVWYTAGAQGGGYGQDTRSDWLLVRGFSPARYMDGLTLTDGVWTGGTRIEPYGLERLDVLKGPSSVAYGAMPPGGLVNMVSKRPTDEALREVEVTLGNYDLRQAAFDFGGPLGAGGTLSYRLTGLARNSDNVVDYVKDDRYFFAPALTWKPSEDTELTVLARWQKADTAQGGGFLPAAGTLLPNPHGKIPRERYTGEPGWNDYVKTMRSLGYEFSHRFSDAVTFRQNLRYGKVDVDHDAGVGAFGLQADQRTLTRYYFPLEETSKSFAVDNNVEWKFGGGAWDHTLLAGVDYRRLESDYSSAFAFGAPSLDIFNPVYGAPIVKPAYTSRTDKVQQQFGVYVQDQIRIDRWVITAAGRQDRVRTRTDNLLATPVTRERQNDSKFSGRLGVNYLFDSGWAPYVAWSQSFEPTVGADFAGRSFVPTTGEQIEAGLKFQPAHGRALLTFAAYEIRQKNTLTVDPVHTLFSVQQGETRVRGAELEGRWNFANGLSVYGAYTYTDSEVTKTNDAGALGKQIALQPRNVASLGADYSIGYGALSGLGFGAGVRYTGDHYGDTYNQWKTPSYTLFDASVRYDLDAWRFQLNASNLSDKEYVAVCNSATWCYYGYPRTVTASVRYRW from the coding sequence ATGCCTTTCTCCCGTGCCGTCCCCACTCCTTGCCGCGCGCGTCTGCCGCGTGCGGTCCGCGCGGCCTTGCCGGGCCTGCCGCTGGCCTTGGCCGCCTTCGCCGCGGCCGCGCAACCGGCGCCCGCCGATCCCACGACCCTCGACAACGTCCAGGTCCAGGCGCCGATCGCCAAGCGCAGCCAGACCGTGACCAAGACCGACACCCCGTTGATCGAGGTGCCGCAGTCGGTGTCGGTGATCACCGCCCAGCAGATGCGCGAGCGCGGCATCCAGGGCGTCGAGGAAGCGGTGTGGTACACCGCCGGCGCCCAGGGCGGCGGCTACGGCCAGGACACCCGCAGCGACTGGCTGCTGGTGCGCGGCTTCAGCCCGGCGCGCTACATGGACGGGCTGACCCTGACCGACGGCGTGTGGACCGGCGGCACCCGCATCGAGCCCTACGGCCTGGAGCGGCTGGACGTGCTCAAGGGCCCGTCGTCGGTGGCCTACGGCGCGATGCCGCCGGGCGGCCTGGTCAACATGGTCAGCAAGCGGCCCACCGACGAGGCGCTGCGCGAAGTCGAAGTGACCCTCGGCAACTACGACCTGCGCCAGGCCGCGTTCGACTTCGGCGGCCCGCTCGGCGCCGGCGGCACGCTGAGCTACCGGCTCACCGGCCTGGCGCGCAACAGCGACAACGTCGTCGACTACGTCAAGGACGACCGCTATTTCTTCGCCCCCGCGCTGACCTGGAAGCCGAGCGAGGACACCGAACTGACCGTGCTGGCGCGCTGGCAGAAGGCCGACACCGCCCAGGGCGGCGGCTTCCTGCCCGCGGCCGGCACCCTGCTGCCGAACCCGCACGGCAAGATCCCGCGCGAGCGCTACACCGGCGAGCCGGGCTGGAACGACTACGTCAAGACCATGCGCTCGCTGGGCTACGAGTTCAGCCATCGCTTCAGCGACGCGGTGACCTTCCGCCAGAACCTGCGCTACGGCAAGGTCGATGTCGACCACGACGCCGGCGTCGGCGCGTTCGGCCTGCAAGCCGACCAACGCACGCTGACGCGCTATTACTTCCCGCTGGAAGAAACCTCCAAGTCGTTCGCGGTCGACAACAACGTCGAATGGAAGTTCGGCGGCGGCGCCTGGGACCACACCCTGCTCGCCGGCGTCGACTACCGCCGCCTGGAAAGCGACTACAGCTCGGCGTTCGCGTTCGGCGCGCCGTCGCTGGACATCTTCAATCCGGTCTACGGCGCGCCGATCGTCAAGCCGGCCTACACCTCGCGCACCGACAAGGTGCAGCAGCAGTTCGGCGTGTACGTGCAGGACCAGATCCGCATCGACCGCTGGGTGATCACCGCCGCCGGCCGCCAGGACCGGGTGCGCACGCGCACCGACAACTTGCTGGCCACGCCGGTTACGCGCGAGCGCCAGAACGACAGCAAGTTCTCCGGTCGTCTGGGCGTGAACTATCTGTTCGATTCGGGTTGGGCGCCGTATGTGGCCTGGTCGCAGTCGTTCGAACCGACCGTGGGCGCCGATTTCGCCGGCCGCTCGTTCGTGCCGACCACCGGCGAGCAGATCGAGGCCGGCCTGAAGTTCCAGCCCGCCCACGGCCGCGCGCTGCTGACCTTCGCCGCCTACGAGATCAGGCAGAAGAACACCCTCACCGTCGATCCCGTCCACACCCTGTTTTCGGTCCAGCAGGGCGAGACCCGGGTCCGCGGCGCCGAGCTGGAAGGGCGCTGGAACTTCGCCAACGGCCTGAGCGTGTACGGCGCCTACACCTACACCGATTCGGAAGTCACCAAGACCAACGACGCCGGCGCGCTGGGCAAGCAGATCGCGCTGCAGCCGCGCAACGTCGCCTCGCTCGGCGCGGACTACAGCATCGGCTACGGCGCGCTGTCGGGGCTGGGCTTCGGCGCGGGCGTGCGCTACACCGGCGATCACTACGGCGATACCTACAACCAGTGGAAGACGCCTTCGTACACCCTGTTCGACGCCTCGGTGCGCTACGACCTGGACGCGTGGCGGTTCCAGCTCAACGCCAGCAACCTGAGCGACAAGGAATACGTCGCGGTGTGCAACAGCGCGACGTGGTGCTACTACGGCTATCCGCGCACGGTGACGGCGTCGGTGCGGTATCGGTGGTGA